One region of Pogona vitticeps strain Pit_001003342236 chromosome 1, PviZW2.1, whole genome shotgun sequence genomic DNA includes:
- the BAG5 gene encoding BAG family molecular chaperone regulator 5 has protein sequence MDMGNQHPSIKRLQEIQKEVKELESQVVTFSGLSSDRAYKKIERALTKQLFEIDSVDAEGRGDIQQARKRAAQETERLLKELEQSANHPQRLEIESIFNEAQILVEQEISSFYRGSNCVTEEFEEGIQDIIFRLTQVKTGGKISLRKARYRTLTKVCAVQEIIDSCTKQQPSLPLSSDVHPSVSKINSVMVDVNKAKGTLIAVLMGVNNNETCRHLSCVLTGLMADLDALDVCGRPEIRNYRKEVVEEINRLQKYLDLDEEADTTYAYDLAQNRCIIKIEDIRKKMKEIHASFLKGEKASDLYLRSKTELQGLIAQLDEVSPGKNPCIREARRRAVIEVQTLITFIDLKEALVKRQAFVEQTEAEPPSHKAVWNILGNVSQIQQEVLSFDGNRTDKNYMRLEELLTKQLLALDAVDPQGDERSKVARKQAVKLAQNILYYLDMKTDEWEY, from the coding sequence atggatATGGGTAACCAACATCCTTCCATCAAAAGGCTGCAAGAAATACAGAAAGAAGTTAAAGAGTTGGAATCACAAGTAGTAACATTCAGTGGGTTGTCCAGTGACAGAGCTTACAAAAAAATAGAGAGGGCTTTGACCAAGCAACTTTTTGAAATAGATTCTGTGGATGCTGAAGGCAGAGGTGACATTCAGCAAGCGAGAAAGAGGGCTGCCCAGGAAACTGAAAGACTGCTTAAGGAACTAGAGCAAAGTGCAAACCATCCACAAAGGTTAGAGATAGAGTCCATATTTAATGAAGCACAAATATTGGTAGAACAAGAAATCTCATCTTTTTACAGAGGAAGCAATTGTGTGACTGAGGAATTTGAAGAGGGCATTCAGGATATTATCTTTAGACTCACTCAGGTGAAAACTGGAGGGAAAATCTCTCTGCGGAAAGCCAGGTATCGCACTTTGACCAAAGTATGTGCTGTTCAGGAGATCATAGACAGTTGTACAAAACAGCAGCCTTCCCTTCCGTTGTCTAGTGATGTACATCCATCGGTCTCCAAGATTAATTCTGTCATGGTTGATGTAAATAAAGCAAAAGGGACCCTTATTGCCGTTTTAATGGGGGTGAACAACAATGAGACGTGTAGACATTTATCATGTGTGCTCACAGGCCTGATGGCTGATCTGGATGCCTTAGATGTATGTGGCCGACCAGAAATAAGAAACTATCGCAAAGAAGTTGTGGAAGAGATCAACAGATTGCAGAAATATCTGGATCTAGATGAAGAAGCTGATACCACTTATGCTTATGACTTGGCTCAGAATAGGTGCATTATAAAAATAGAAGATATCcgcaagaaaatgaaagaaatccaTGCTTCCTTTCTAAAAGGAGAAAAAGCTTCAGATTTATACTTGAGGTCAAAGACAGAACTACAAGGGTTAATTGCCCAGTTGGATGAAGTAAGTCCAGGCAAGAATCCATGCATCCGAGAAGCCAGGAGGCGAGCAGTGATAGAAGTACAGACCCTCATAACATTTATTGACTTAAAAGAGGCACTGGTCAAACGACAAGCCTTTGTGGAACAAACGGAAGCAGAGCCCCCATCACACAAAGCAGTTTGGAATATTCTTGGAAACGTGTCTCAAATTCAACAAGAGGTACTTTCTTTTGACGGGAACAGAACTGATAAGAACTACATGAGACTGGAGGAACTCCTCACGAAACAACTTCTAGCGCTTGATGCTGTAGACCCCCAAGGAGATGAGCGCTCAAAGGTTGCCAGAAAACAGGCTGTGAAGCTTGCACAAAATATTCTTTACTACTTGGACATGAAAACAGATGAGTGGGAGTACTAA